In Bythopirellula goksoeyrii, a single window of DNA contains:
- a CDS encoding HAD family hydrolase, giving the protein MNTILYTGSLLSIFLASHFTIQAQDPLPSWNDGPAKQAILKFVETTTTQGSPDFVPPEDRIATFDNDGTLWVEQPLYTQLTFALDRVKALAPEHPEWKEEQPYKAIIDGDLKELIAGGKHALAAIIATTHAGMTSSDFEKITTDWITTAKHPRFHQLYTDCVYVPQLELLTYLREKGFKTFIVSGGGIEFMRPWTQRVYGIAPPQVVGSSIVTEFQMKDGMPVLMRLPKLNFVDDKAGKPVGIGQHIGQRPILAFGNSSGDKEMLQYATGGDGARLGLLVYHNDPEREYAYGPAGGLPDSKIGTFPQDLMDEAKQNGWIVVGMKNDWKRIFSFDE; this is encoded by the coding sequence ATGAACACAATCCTCTACACTGGAAGTCTGCTGTCGATTTTTCTCGCCAGTCATTTCACTATTCAAGCCCAGGACCCCCTGCCCTCCTGGAATGACGGCCCTGCTAAGCAGGCAATTTTGAAGTTTGTTGAAACAACAACGACACAAGGAAGCCCCGATTTCGTCCCCCCTGAAGATCGTATCGCCACGTTCGACAACGATGGTACACTCTGGGTCGAGCAGCCATTGTACACTCAACTGACTTTCGCGCTCGATCGTGTAAAGGCACTTGCTCCCGAACACCCCGAATGGAAAGAGGAGCAGCCTTACAAAGCGATTATTGATGGTGATCTCAAGGAGCTCATCGCAGGGGGGAAGCACGCGTTGGCGGCGATCATCGCGACGACGCACGCCGGCATGACCAGCAGTGATTTTGAAAAGATCACTACCGATTGGATTACCACCGCCAAACATCCACGCTTTCATCAACTCTACACCGATTGCGTCTATGTGCCCCAGCTCGAACTACTGACTTACTTGCGCGAGAAGGGCTTCAAGACGTTCATCGTTTCCGGCGGAGGTATCGAGTTTATGCGGCCTTGGACTCAGCGAGTGTACGGCATCGCGCCGCCGCAAGTTGTCGGTTCGAGTATCGTGACCGAGTTTCAGATGAAAGATGGTATGCCTGTGCTGATGCGCTTGCCAAAATTGAACTTCGTTGACGACAAGGCTGGCAAGCCTGTCGGAATCGGCCAGCACATAGGTCAGCGCCCGATTCTTGCCTTTGGCAACTCGAGCGGTGATAAAGAAATGCTGCAGTATGCCACTGGTGGCGACGGAGCTCGGCTTGGCTTGCTCGTGTATCACAATGACCCAGAACGCGAGTATGCCTACGGCCCGGCGGGCGGACTCCCCGATTCGAAAATAGGTACTTTCCCGCAGGACTTAATGGACGAAGCCAAGCAGAATGGCTGGATCGTGGTCGGCATGAAAAACGATTGGAAGCGGATTTTTTCGTTCGACGAGTAG